One Bacillus sp. (in: firmicutes) DNA window includes the following coding sequences:
- a CDS encoding HAD family phosphatase gives MMYRLLAINIDGTLLKSNGKLSRETRQAIDYVQDKGVYVTLVTSRNFPSAKKIAKALKLESYLITHSGAFISDNIEEPFFEGRISEEKTFNIVQVLENYKCSIRLLHERYSIGNRIKQKGNLMGKVIANSNDPLFYPIQFVQSLSDQLVDFPLAVPKIEVYFSNKDKMLEVKEIVNKSFPEVNVVVTHDLSFEIVAGSVSKGQSIKRLGDHLGISMEKTVVIADSISDIPMLKEAGLGVAMWNSPFEVKKAADWVTRSNDHNGVAFMIREHFRKQQRIEFLRKITKS, from the coding sequence ATGATGTATCGGTTACTGGCGATTAATATTGACGGAACATTATTGAAATCGAATGGGAAATTATCTCGTGAGACAAGGCAAGCGATTGATTATGTCCAAGACAAAGGTGTTTACGTTACATTAGTTACAAGTCGGAATTTCCCTTCTGCAAAAAAAATTGCCAAAGCATTAAAATTGGAAAGTTATTTAATTACCCATAGCGGTGCTTTTATTTCAGATAATATTGAGGAGCCATTTTTCGAGGGAAGGATTTCTGAAGAAAAAACATTTAATATTGTTCAAGTTCTAGAAAATTATAAATGCTCGATTAGGTTATTACATGAGCGCTATTCAATTGGAAACCGGATTAAACAAAAAGGAAATTTAATGGGGAAGGTGATAGCGAACTCTAATGACCCATTATTTTATCCGATTCAATTCGTCCAAAGTTTAAGTGATCAATTAGTCGATTTTCCTCTCGCCGTACCAAAAATTGAAGTGTACTTTTCCAATAAAGACAAAATGCTTGAAGTGAAGGAGATTGTAAACAAATCTTTCCCTGAAGTGAATGTTGTTGTTACCCATGATTTATCGTTTGAAATTGTTGCAGGGTCTGTCTCGAAGGGACAGAGCATTAAACGCCTCGGCGACCATCTTGGCATTTCAATGGAAAAAACCGTTGTGATCGCTGACTCAATCAGCGATATTCCAATGCTCAAAGAAGCAGGCTTAGGAGTAGCGATGTGGAATTCCCCATTTGAAGTGAAAAAAGCAGCCGATTGGGTCACAAGGTCTAATGATCATAACGGAGTAGCGTTTATGATTAGAGAGCATTTTCGAAAGCAGCAAAGAATTGAATTTTTGCGGAAAATAACAAAATCATAG
- a CDS encoding coproporphyrinogen III oxidase, with the protein MNIQVTGIDPKNERNLQHIANLFYEECSLTTNNLENPDLIINFEINNSRPIIISAQLFDVKTNKQYETQYEKKSESHPGTKGWEKEVRQAIAYAFLTVLQVLTGITQKWGILTGIRPIKLLHNKLNQGVLKEEAHALLKANYMIHQDKINLMQTIVDKQLRAVPDLFSLQNEVSIYIGIPFCPTKCAYCTFPAYAINGRQGSVDSFLGGLHYEIREIGKWLKEQGIPITTIYFGGGTPTSITADEMDMLYEGMYQSFPNMDKVREITVEAGRPDTITIDKLKILKKWNIDRISINPQSYIQETLKAIGRHHTVEETIKKFMLAREMGMTNINMDLIIGLPGEGLEEFEHTLHETAKLMPESLTIHTLSFKRASEMTQNKEKYKVADRDEIQKMMNRASEWTKINGYTPYYLYRQKNILGNLENIGYSLLGHESLYNILIMEEQQTIIGLGCGAASKLVDPKTKKITRFANPKDPKTYNDNYEYYTNKKIKLLSEQFS; encoded by the coding sequence TTGAACATACAAGTAACAGGCATAGACCCTAAAAACGAACGTAATCTTCAACATATTGCTAATTTATTTTATGAAGAATGTAGCTTAACTACTAATAACTTGGAAAATCCGGATCTTATCATAAACTTTGAAATAAATAATTCGAGGCCAATCATTATATCAGCACAACTCTTTGACGTAAAAACGAATAAACAATATGAAACGCAATATGAAAAAAAGAGCGAATCCCATCCCGGAACAAAGGGATGGGAGAAAGAAGTGCGGCAGGCGATTGCATACGCTTTTTTAACAGTGTTACAAGTGTTGACGGGAATCACACAAAAATGGGGGATTCTAACAGGAATTCGGCCAATAAAACTGCTTCATAACAAATTGAATCAAGGTGTCCTAAAGGAAGAAGCGCATGCTTTATTAAAAGCAAATTACATGATTCATCAAGATAAAATCAATCTTATGCAAACGATTGTTGATAAGCAGTTAAGAGCTGTACCTGATTTATTTTCCCTCCAAAATGAAGTGAGCATTTATATTGGCATTCCTTTTTGCCCGACTAAATGTGCTTATTGTACATTCCCAGCATATGCTATTAATGGCCGACAAGGCTCTGTAGACTCTTTCTTAGGCGGTCTTCATTATGAAATAAGGGAAATTGGTAAGTGGCTTAAAGAACAGGGCATTCCTATTACAACCATTTATTTTGGAGGCGGTACACCTACGAGCATTACCGCAGATGAAATGGATATGCTTTATGAGGGAATGTATCAATCGTTCCCGAATATGGATAAGGTTCGCGAAATAACAGTGGAGGCGGGGCGTCCTGACACGATTACTATTGATAAATTAAAGATTCTAAAAAAGTGGAACATCGACAGAATCAGCATTAACCCACAGTCTTATATTCAGGAAACATTAAAAGCAATCGGCCGGCACCATACAGTGGAAGAGACGATTAAAAAATTCATGCTTGCTCGGGAAATGGGGATGACCAATATTAATATGGACCTCATTATCGGTCTCCCTGGAGAAGGTCTAGAAGAATTTGAGCACACGCTACATGAGACGGCGAAGCTAATGCCGGAATCTCTTACCATTCATACATTATCATTTAAACGAGCATCAGAAATGACGCAAAATAAAGAAAAATATAAAGTGGCAGACCGTGATGAAATTCAAAAAATGATGAATAGAGCGTCTGAATGGACAAAAATAAACGGCTATACACCCTATTATCTATACCGTCAAAAAAATATTCTTGGTAACTTAGAAAATATCGGCTACTCTTTGCTGGGGCATGAAAGCTTGTATAATATTTTAATAATGGAAGAACAGCAAACAATCATTGGCCTTGGCTGTGGAGCGGCTAGTAAATTAGTAGACCCGAAAACGAAAAAGATTACAAGGTTTGCCAATCCAAAAGATCCAAAAACATATAATGATAACTATGAATATTATACAAACAAAAAAATCAAATTATTGTCGGAACAATTTTCCTGA
- a CDS encoding enoyl-CoA hydratase produces MSQSVLLTIEGSIATLQLNRPDCMNAMDVDMINELLEKLKEVAISDASILILCGNGNAFSAGGDIKTMLWNADEDEFDRVMNTINEMIMTLYALPKLVISAIHGPAAGLGFSFALAADYVIADKNAKVAMNFINIGLIPDGGGHFFLKKRLGDLKALQVIWEGKAYSPTEALELGLVDEVSECEAIEAAYNKANEWLQKPTEAMIKSKKIIADSSRHNLLEILKMEKIGQIRMRETDDHKEGMNAFLEKRTPVFTGR; encoded by the coding sequence ATGTCCCAATCTGTGTTGTTAACTATCGAAGGGAGCATTGCAACGCTGCAATTGAACCGTCCCGATTGTATGAATGCGATGGATGTAGATATGATTAATGAACTTCTTGAAAAATTGAAGGAGGTAGCAATTAGTGATGCTAGTATTCTAATCCTTTGTGGAAACGGGAATGCTTTTTCAGCAGGTGGAGACATTAAGACAATGCTTTGGAATGCAGATGAAGATGAATTTGACCGTGTAATGAATACGATTAACGAAATGATTATGACTTTGTATGCTTTGCCAAAATTGGTCATTAGTGCTATTCATGGACCAGCAGCAGGTCTTGGCTTTAGTTTTGCATTAGCAGCAGACTATGTTATTGCTGATAAAAACGCAAAGGTTGCCATGAATTTTATTAATATCGGATTAATCCCAGATGGCGGGGGACATTTCTTCTTGAAAAAACGTTTAGGAGATCTTAAGGCATTGCAAGTAATCTGGGAAGGAAAGGCTTACTCTCCAACAGAAGCTTTAGAGTTGGGATTAGTAGATGAAGTTTCCGAATGTGAAGCAATTGAGGCCGCTTATAATAAGGCAAATGAATGGCTCCAAAAACCAACGGAAGCGATGATTAAGTCGAAAAAAATTATCGCTGATAGCAGTCGCCATAATCTATTAGAAATTTTAAAAATGGAAAAGATAGGTCAAATTAGGATGCGTGAAACGGATGACCATAAAGAAGGAATGAACGCTTTTCTTGAGAAAAGAACGCCGGTGTTTACGGGAAGATAA
- a CDS encoding YuzL family protein has translation MAKFKANPSKKGVAAASVQGKRNPGQQKELVEHAFQSNNNQQFKKE, from the coding sequence ATGGCGAAATTTAAAGCAAATCCAAGTAAAAAAGGTGTGGCCGCAGCAAGTGTACAAGGAAAAAGGAACCCCGGGCAGCAAAAAGAACTAGTAGAGCATGCTTTTCAATCAAATAATAACCAACAATTTAAAAAGGAGTAA
- a CDS encoding DNA repair exonuclease has product MDAIKFIHTADLHLDSPFKGLNHLPTPIFKKLKESTFVSFNRIIELAISEHIDFVLVAGDLFDNHIRSLKAQISLRKGFERLEEAGICVYVIHGNHDHLGGSWAELTWPENVYFFSENVEVTPFQKKGKTLAYIHGFSYEKRAVTENMVKYYHKKEDDLFHIGMLHGNLEGKDEHDPYAPFTINQLLEKNFDYWALGHIHKRQILHENPTIIYPGNIQGRHRKEFGDKGCFVVELTKLETKQRFVPCAPIVWETENITIDSLVTVDELIIAIKTCKERYRNLRQGAIVTINLLGSGLLHEELNDSQFINDLCDIVNEGEELAENFVWVASCQNNTAIPYNRNLLKSEAHFISDLLQQVDDYNDDFFEEALGMLLKNHKVNPFLQNVKEDRREILVKAERLLLHELLKG; this is encoded by the coding sequence ATGGATGCAATTAAATTTATACATACTGCTGACCTTCATTTAGACAGCCCTTTTAAAGGGTTAAATCATTTGCCAACCCCTATTTTTAAAAAATTAAAAGAAAGCACGTTTGTTTCATTTAATCGAATAATCGAGCTTGCTATTAGCGAACACATTGATTTTGTATTAGTAGCGGGTGATTTATTCGATAATCATATTCGTAGTTTAAAGGCACAAATTAGCCTGCGAAAAGGGTTTGAAAGGCTGGAGGAAGCTGGAATATGCGTATATGTTATTCATGGCAACCACGACCATTTAGGGGGTAGTTGGGCAGAGCTAACATGGCCGGAAAATGTCTATTTTTTTTCAGAAAATGTGGAGGTCACCCCTTTTCAAAAAAAAGGTAAAACATTGGCGTATATTCATGGCTTCAGTTATGAAAAACGTGCTGTCACTGAAAATATGGTTAAATATTATCATAAAAAAGAAGACGATTTATTTCATATCGGGATGCTACACGGGAATTTAGAAGGAAAGGACGAGCATGACCCATATGCCCCTTTTACAATCAATCAGCTGTTAGAAAAAAATTTCGATTATTGGGCACTTGGGCATATACATAAACGGCAAATTCTCCATGAAAATCCAACTATTATTTACCCGGGAAATATTCAAGGGAGACATCGGAAAGAATTTGGTGATAAAGGCTGCTTTGTTGTCGAATTAACGAAACTTGAAACAAAACAGCGATTTGTTCCTTGTGCCCCGATTGTCTGGGAAACGGAAAATATTACAATTGATTCGTTGGTAACTGTCGATGAATTAATTATTGCGATAAAAACATGTAAAGAACGATATCGAAATCTTCGTCAAGGAGCGATTGTAACAATTAATTTGCTTGGAAGCGGCCTGCTTCATGAAGAGCTAAATGATAGCCAGTTCATAAATGATTTATGTGACATTGTTAATGAAGGCGAAGAGTTAGCAGAAAACTTCGTTTGGGTGGCTTCATGTCAAAATAATACAGCGATACCATATAATCGAAATCTATTAAAAAGTGAAGCCCATTTTATTAGCGATTTATTGCAGCAGGTTGATGATTATAATGACGATTTTTTTGAAGAAGCTTTAGGGATGTTGCTCAAAAACCATAAGGTCAACCCATTTTTACAAAATGTGAAGGAAGACCGTAGGGAAATTCTCGTTAAAGCTGAAAGGCTTCTTTTACATGAATTGTTGAAGGGGTAG
- a CDS encoding AAA family ATPase — MKIRTIHIYGFGQFENKMFQLQPTKSLHVLFGHNEAGKSTITAFILAIFFGFPARNQTENRYEPKTGAKYGGKVTVETADKVITIERVKGRSTGELLIFNEDGTVCEEDEREALFKGLDRALYQSIFSFGFKGLQAIENVTSTELSHYLFTAGTTGGQALFEMEKKLTKKLDELYKPSGRKPLLNEKLAELECVRNELKKWEGKVELYNKYVQEQERLKVRLNEMGEKITQLQSLVKEYEKKQMLEPHITERKKWQIQLSQISDFEPFPVNGLERLAQLQTEMRPLKGQALSLSQKISDLQKEMDATNYKEDSIAQEVKVRSLKEKQKVYEMQEIEKEKISLSLTYEQEEINVIIGKLGSGYNEEIINEIDISLTIKEQLKNLITKVERLNNQQTFLDEQFNKAKAELEQAEAALQKLKKEKQKNKKPMLAVILSLLATFAGGIILWVLSESIYPLVISVIILLGLSLYKFTFKNAKNQQIEKEQVLLKQKEKIFDDIVKQYESWEQEFHQAEQELAAFCCKHKFPNELPATLLMSAFEWLEELKKRIRTKSHLLLERERLEKEVTIFTADVKELIEIFNLQTEFSLLALDKIIDIIEKEKEKKYRVYQLNEKGKEYHDELTALEQQMQYLETEIKVLFSSANVEDEDSFRQKGKANEEYSAVKAKLQAIESYLQSVLKAGEERYIDEIANENIHYEQIIDKTTEAITNADSERKQLQVRLADISVEIKNLEEGTAYSDLVHRYEVLKDEFQREAGEWAVYKVAKDLIDRTKDYYRMVRLPQVIQTAQTYFSFLTFDKYPLLNAPTEDSGFIVERHDGIRFTPNELSQATTEQLYLSLRLSLARNFRSITPLPIIIDDSFVNFDKERTKRALELIREIAKDHQILFFTCHQHIVELFDEAEMIKLEGSRG, encoded by the coding sequence ATGAAAATACGAACGATTCATATTTACGGTTTCGGACAATTTGAAAATAAAATGTTTCAATTGCAGCCAACAAAATCGCTTCATGTTTTATTCGGACATAATGAAGCAGGAAAATCAACAATTACGGCTTTTATCCTTGCGATTTTTTTTGGGTTTCCCGCAAGGAATCAAACTGAAAATCGTTATGAACCGAAAACAGGTGCCAAATATGGTGGCAAGGTGACGGTAGAAACTGCTGATAAAGTTATCACAATCGAGCGGGTAAAAGGACGATCAACAGGAGAACTTTTAATTTTTAACGAGGATGGCACCGTCTGTGAGGAGGATGAACGAGAAGCATTATTTAAAGGGCTTGATCGTGCGCTTTATCAGTCTATTTTTTCGTTTGGTTTTAAAGGGCTGCAGGCAATTGAAAACGTGACGTCAACTGAATTGAGCCATTATTTATTTACGGCAGGAACGACTGGTGGCCAAGCTCTATTTGAGATGGAGAAAAAATTAACAAAAAAACTAGATGAGCTCTATAAACCATCTGGACGTAAACCATTATTAAATGAAAAATTAGCGGAATTAGAGTGCGTTCGCAATGAATTAAAAAAATGGGAAGGTAAAGTCGAACTTTACAATAAGTATGTTCAGGAACAAGAACGTTTAAAAGTTCGTTTAAATGAAATGGGGGAAAAAATAACTCAGCTCCAATCATTAGTAAAAGAATATGAAAAAAAACAAATGCTTGAGCCTCATATTACAGAGCGCAAAAAGTGGCAAATTCAACTTAGCCAGATAAGCGATTTTGAGCCTTTTCCTGTAAATGGGCTTGAGCGTCTAGCGCAACTTCAAACAGAAATGCGTCCCTTAAAAGGACAGGCACTTTCGCTTTCGCAAAAAATATCTGATTTACAAAAAGAAATGGATGCAACCAACTATAAAGAAGATTCTATTGCACAGGAAGTAAAAGTCCGATCTTTAAAGGAGAAGCAAAAAGTTTATGAAATGCAAGAAATAGAAAAAGAAAAAATCAGCTTATCGTTAACATATGAACAGGAAGAAATTAACGTCATTATTGGGAAGCTTGGCAGCGGCTATAATGAGGAGATTATAAACGAAATTGATATAAGTCTTACAATTAAGGAACAGCTAAAAAATTTAATAACTAAAGTGGAGCGTTTAAACAATCAACAAACGTTTTTAGATGAGCAATTTAATAAAGCAAAAGCGGAACTTGAACAAGCAGAAGCAGCTTTGCAAAAATTGAAAAAGGAGAAGCAAAAAAATAAAAAGCCAATGCTTGCAGTCATCCTCTCTCTTCTCGCAACATTTGCTGGGGGAATCATACTTTGGGTTTTAAGTGAGAGTATTTATCCGCTCGTTATTTCAGTTATTATTTTATTAGGGTTATCTTTATATAAGTTCACTTTTAAAAATGCCAAAAATCAGCAAATCGAAAAAGAGCAAGTACTTTTAAAACAAAAGGAAAAAATCTTTGATGATATTGTAAAGCAATATGAAAGCTGGGAGCAGGAATTTCATCAAGCCGAACAGGAACTGGCGGCTTTTTGTTGTAAGCATAAATTTCCAAATGAATTGCCAGCAACGCTATTAATGAGTGCCTTTGAATGGCTTGAAGAACTAAAAAAACGAATTCGTACAAAAAGTCATTTATTATTGGAGCGGGAGCGGCTGGAAAAAGAGGTAACAATATTTACAGCCGACGTTAAGGAACTGATTGAGATTTTTAATTTGCAGACAGAGTTTTCGTTGTTGGCACTAGACAAAATCATTGACATAATCGAGAAAGAAAAAGAAAAAAAATATAGAGTTTATCAGCTGAATGAGAAGGGAAAGGAATATCACGATGAATTGACAGCGCTTGAACAGCAGATGCAATATTTAGAAACGGAAATAAAAGTTTTATTTTCTAGCGCCAATGTGGAAGATGAGGATTCATTTAGACAAAAAGGGAAGGCAAATGAGGAATATTCTGCCGTAAAGGCAAAGCTGCAAGCGATTGAAAGCTATTTACAATCGGTACTAAAAGCGGGTGAGGAACGCTATATTGATGAGATTGCAAATGAGAATATACATTACGAGCAAATCATTGATAAAACAACAGAAGCAATAACAAATGCTGATTCAGAAAGAAAACAGCTGCAAGTTAGGCTTGCTGATATAAGCGTTGAAATAAAAAATTTAGAAGAAGGAACTGCATATTCAGACCTTGTGCACCGTTATGAAGTATTGAAGGATGAATTTCAAAGGGAAGCAGGCGAATGGGCAGTTTACAAGGTTGCCAAAGACTTGATTGATCGAACAAAAGATTATTATCGGATGGTGCGGCTGCCACAAGTTATTCAGACCGCACAAACTTATTTTTCATTTTTAACGTTCGATAAGTATCCACTTCTTAATGCACCGACCGAAGACAGCGGCTTTATCGTAGAGCGTCATGATGGCATTCGTTTTACACCAAATGAATTAAGTCAGGCGACAACGGAACAGCTTTATTTATCGCTGCGATTAAGCTTAGCTAGGAATTTTCGTTCAATAACACCTTTGCCAATTATAATTGATGATAGTTTTGTCAATTTCGATAAGGAAAGAACGAAGCGTGCACTAGAGCTTATTCGGGAAATAGCGAAGGATCATCAAATATTATTTTTTACATGCCACCAACATATCGTAGAGCTTTTTGATGAAGCCGAAATGATTAAACTAGAAGGAAGCAGGGGATGA
- a CDS encoding hydrolase translates to MENRKTYFYDFVPVRINSTEEERATILNKYPPPVWEEGKSDFNIETEVKGNDVNAQLLLTEYTVEKTKTDKQYLKFKFSNSNGAINAKMWDNDGALARYTPMLEEYNLFQVSGKVEDYRGHKSISIHKIQPCKENINPFSLIASTKQNIEDLTIELFSYLYELQSPFKEIAIKAMDRFWDQFRIRPAAKGHHHNYLGGLLKHTVGLMRIARYIVKFEDNPFQAVFKLIHRVEKALKDELWADLQTDNPGSNSRSFVWKDTIDHLYSMFYGMAKHKGQVANYDLLIVSILFHDIGKLLEYHHAGKTFEDFKFLFPTADHSSLENRKATGIMMDELGVMVGHIPYGVLLLSKIIESENIMISLEDIHHMHHCILCHHGLPEWGSCVRNPQTIEGYLIHFVDFLDSRYENTEEVK, encoded by the coding sequence ATGGAAAACAGAAAAACATATTTTTATGATTTTGTCCCCGTTCGAATCAATAGTACTGAGGAAGAACGAGCAACCATTTTGAATAAGTATCCACCTCCTGTCTGGGAGGAAGGGAAAAGTGATTTTAATATTGAAACTGAAGTTAAAGGCAATGATGTAAATGCGCAGCTCCTTTTGACTGAATATACAGTTGAAAAAACAAAAACTGATAAACAATATTTAAAATTTAAATTCAGCAACAGTAATGGCGCAATCAATGCGAAAATGTGGGACAATGACGGTGCATTGGCTCGCTATACACCAATGCTTGAAGAATATAATTTGTTTCAAGTAAGTGGAAAAGTCGAGGATTATAGAGGCCATAAATCAATCTCAATACACAAAATACAGCCGTGCAAGGAAAATATTAATCCGTTTTCCCTTATTGCCTCAACGAAACAAAATATTGAAGATTTAACTATTGAACTGTTCAGCTATCTATATGAGCTTCAATCACCTTTTAAAGAAATCGCCATTAAGGCTATGGACCGCTTTTGGGACCAGTTTCGAATCAGGCCTGCGGCCAAAGGACATCACCATAATTATTTAGGCGGCTTATTGAAGCATACCGTTGGACTGATGCGTATTGCCCGCTATATCGTAAAATTTGAGGATAACCCGTTTCAGGCTGTTTTCAAACTCATTCATCGCGTTGAAAAAGCACTTAAAGATGAATTATGGGCTGATTTACAAACCGACAACCCTGGCTCAAATTCCCGTTCATTTGTATGGAAAGATACGATTGACCATCTTTATTCAATGTTTTACGGGATGGCTAAGCATAAAGGCCAAGTGGCAAATTATGATTTATTAATCGTTAGTATTCTTTTCCATGATATTGGAAAACTGCTTGAGTATCATCATGCTGGAAAAACGTTTGAGGATTTTAAATTTTTATTCCCTACAGCCGACCATTCATCGTTAGAAAACAGAAAAGCGACTGGCATTATGATGGATGAGCTTGGTGTAATGGTTGGGCATATTCCGTATGGCGTTTTATTGCTCTCTAAAATTATTGAATCGGAGAATATTATGATTTCATTGGAGGATATTCACCATATGCACCATTGCATCCTTTGTCACCATGGCTTGCCTGAATGGGGATCTTGTGTTCGTAATCCACAAACAATCGAAGGCTATCTTATCCATTTTGTCGATTTTCTTGATAGCCGCTATGAAAATACGGAGGAAGTAAAGTAG
- a CDS encoding SigE-dependent sporulation protein, translated as MLTLPWWIYLVLAGIIFSAFMMVKTAKEEQDVDMEFIEKEGEIYIQRMEEERARRKEQMQN; from the coding sequence ATGTTAACATTGCCATGGTGGATTTATCTTGTGTTAGCAGGAATCATTTTTAGTGCCTTTATGATGGTGAAAACGGCGAAGGAAGAGCAGGATGTAGATATGGAGTTTATCGAAAAAGAAGGCGAAATTTATATACAAAGAATGGAAGAGGAAAGAGCACGGCGGAAGGAGCAGATGCAAAACTAG
- the prsA gene encoding peptidylprolyl isomerase PrsA (cis/trans isomerase of peptidylprolyl; PPIase; membrane-bound lipoprotein) — MKKWILSATAAVTIFGLAACSGNTGSSNVIAETKAGNITQDELYNELKQQYGRNVLYKLALEKVLGEKYPVTDKEVDAELAKLKEQYGDQFQMFLASNGVQDEKAFKDTLRLQLIQDKALVNYFEIPEDEMKKKYDEMKPEIKASHILIKDEKTAKDVLQKVKHEEDFAKLAKEYSEDPGSAAKGGDLGYFGTGFMMKPFEDAAYALNIGEVSDLVKTDFGYHIIKLTDKKALKPFDEMKDEIRKELAQEKAQEDPTVVQEKIKNELKEANIKVKDADLKGTFDFINGEK; from the coding sequence ATGAAAAAGTGGATTCTCTCAGCAACAGCGGCCGTAACAATTTTTGGACTAGCTGCATGTAGTGGAAATACTGGTAGCTCTAATGTAATTGCCGAAACGAAGGCTGGAAATATTACACAGGATGAGTTATATAATGAACTAAAACAACAATACGGTCGGAATGTTCTATACAAACTAGCATTAGAAAAAGTGCTCGGTGAAAAGTATCCTGTTACGGACAAAGAAGTAGATGCCGAACTTGCAAAACTGAAAGAACAATATGGAGATCAATTCCAAATGTTCCTTGCATCAAATGGGGTCCAAGATGAAAAAGCCTTCAAAGACACCCTTCGTCTTCAGCTCATTCAAGATAAAGCACTTGTTAACTATTTCGAAATTCCTGAGGATGAGATGAAAAAGAAATATGATGAAATGAAACCTGAAATAAAAGCAAGTCATATTTTAATTAAAGATGAGAAAACAGCGAAAGACGTTTTACAAAAAGTTAAACACGAGGAAGATTTTGCGAAACTAGCAAAAGAATATTCTGAAGACCCTGGCTCCGCTGCAAAAGGTGGAGATTTAGGCTACTTTGGAACGGGATTTATGATGAAACCTTTCGAAGATGCGGCCTACGCACTGAACATTGGGGAAGTTAGTGACCTTGTAAAAACGGACTTTGGCTATCACATCATCAAACTAACTGACAAAAAAGCTTTAAAACCTTTCGATGAAATGAAGGATGAAATACGAAAAGAACTAGCTCAAGAAAAAGCTCAAGAGGACCCAACTGTTGTCCAAGAAAAAATTAAAAATGAATTAAAAGAAGCAAATATTAAAGTTAAGGATGCAGATTTAAAAGGTACTTTTGATTTTATTAATGGGGAAAAATAA
- a CDS encoding YjcZ family sporulation protein — protein MSEQVGYGGYGGGFTLIIILFILLIIVGASWYW, from the coding sequence ATGTCTGAACAGGTTGGCTATGGTGGCTATGGTGGGGGATTTACATTAATCATTATTTTATTCATATTATTAATCATTGTAGGTGCATCTTGGTATTGGTAA
- a CDS encoding DUF3267 domain-containing protein produces the protein MNCWKTINLSRDLGNQRLIVVSMFVMLPAFIMMYVPLSIINESTHLNDDYMLLFLICLLLLIPIHLVCHAIPAWLTGQRIKVRFYFNSRFLPIFTIQYNHQLPRNIKIASILAPTVFITCPLIFCSIIYPQFMHYFSIIAAINIGLSVSDIIYLMILIKAPKKSMIEHTRNSFDILVHNK, from the coding sequence ATGAATTGTTGGAAAACAATTAATCTATCTCGTGATCTCGGCAATCAGCGACTTATCGTTGTTTCAATGTTCGTTATGCTGCCTGCTTTCATCATGATGTATGTTCCACTAAGTATTATAAATGAAAGCACACATTTAAACGATGATTACATGCTATTATTTTTAATTTGTTTACTATTGTTAATTCCTATACATCTTGTTTGCCATGCAATTCCCGCTTGGTTAACTGGACAAAGAATAAAGGTCAGATTTTATTTCAATTCGCGGTTTTTGCCAATTTTCACGATTCAATATAATCATCAGCTGCCTAGGAATATAAAAATAGCATCAATTCTAGCGCCAACTGTATTTATTACTTGTCCTTTAATTTTTTGTAGCATTATTTATCCGCAATTTATGCATTATTTTTCAATTATAGCTGCCATAAATATCGGCTTATCAGTATCAGACATTATTTATTTAATGATTTTAATTAAAGCTCCTAAAAAGAGCATGATTGAACATACGAGAAACTCATTTGATATATTAGTTCATAACAAATAG
- a CDS encoding DUF1878 family protein, giving the protein MGEIKKRLKKIEYHQRLLLEMIQTQNFPVYRLIVKNDLSEEEVEELFKLCDDLTIQYEQQKEEGFVYFMPLLTQFINLVNKKLDPEETIHAFLEQKMYVTLMEVLKKTLTIAQK; this is encoded by the coding sequence ATGGGAGAGATAAAGAAACGGTTGAAAAAAATAGAATATCATCAAAGGTTATTACTAGAGATGATTCAGACTCAAAATTTCCCGGTATACAGATTGATAGTAAAAAATGATTTATCAGAAGAGGAAGTTGAGGAGTTATTTAAACTATGCGATGACCTTACGATTCAGTATGAACAACAGAAAGAGGAGGGCTTTGTTTACTTTATGCCACTCCTCACACAGTTTATTAACTTGGTTAATAAAAAGTTAGATCCAGAAGAGACTATTCATGCATTTCTGGAACAGAAAATGTATGTTACTTTGATGGAAGTCTTAAAAAAGACTTTAACAATTGCTCAAAAATAG